Proteins from a genomic interval of Zingiber officinale cultivar Zhangliang chromosome 2A, Zo_v1.1, whole genome shotgun sequence:
- the LOC122041265 gene encoding uncharacterized protein LOC122041265 — protein MMRQKGRHHGMVIFYEKMPSDLSKRIVNKVDKMPSDLSKRIVNKVDGVPTRALVTKVPPKPTNHSRYTSRCRRPRCTGCHSHPVQKARLKTKGKNKDRDQKLVSSALTGPVSGLLDLLTDRDWDSYDDDGNDDNESCRDECEEMVGLETGTASGEIALYGNDDDAMGFSLVRFVWELEDGGNWCVVGEDL, from the coding sequence ATGATGAGGCAAAAAGGAAGGCACCATGGGATGGTCATCTTCTATGAGAAGATGCCATCAGACTTATCGAAGCGAATTGTGAACAAGGTCGACAAGATGCCATCAGACTTATCGAAGCGAATTGTGAACAAGGTCGATGGTGTCCCAACGAGAGCTCTGGTGACCAAGGTGCCCCCCAAGCCCACCAACCACTCTCGCTACACCAGCCGATGTCGAAGGCCAAGGTGCACTGGTTGCCATAGCCATCCCGTCCAGAAGGCCCGACTCAAGACTAAAGGAAAGAACAAAGACCGTGATCAAAAGCTTGTGTCGTCCGCATTGACAGGGCCGGTAAGTGGACTCTTGGATCTCTTGACTGATCGTGATTGGGATAGTTATGACGACGATGGCAATGATGACAATGAGAGTTGCCGCGATGAATGTGAAGAAATGGTAGGCTTGGAAACGGGCACAGCGAGTGGCGAAATAGCGTTGTATGGAAATGATGATGACGCAATGGGATTCTCCTTGGTGAGGTTTGTGTGGGAGTTGGAAGATGGGGGAAATTGGTGTGTTGTGGGAGAAGATCTGTAA